One part of the Mangrovibacillus cuniculi genome encodes these proteins:
- a CDS encoding aminotransferase class IV, with protein MSKVAFNGDIVDQAKAVVSIFDHGFAYGMGIFETIRLKNGKPLSWDKHMRRMKGSLESYGIEFQLDEQQWLSVIQHLSLLNNHEDGVVKIQVTAGAESSLYVERYTNPHWFIITRSKPKMFPEWEAVVVPIERTTPETNVRVKSHQYANNILAKRAVGNKEGVEGLFLDPIGNVVEGITSNVFFVKQNKVFTPPLESGCLPGIMRSNVLEYMRDLGIEVEEKNFLLEEMHQATEMFFTNAVQGIMPVKHLDALGTFAGVKGSITSALQKMCDNR; from the coding sequence ATGAGCAAAGTAGCGTTTAATGGTGACATAGTAGATCAGGCAAAAGCGGTTGTCTCTATTTTTGACCATGGCTTTGCGTATGGGATGGGTATTTTTGAAACAATAAGGCTAAAGAACGGTAAACCGTTATCCTGGGATAAACATATGAGAAGAATGAAAGGATCATTAGAATCATATGGAATTGAATTTCAGTTGGATGAACAACAATGGTTATCTGTTATTCAACATTTATCTCTACTTAATAATCATGAAGATGGTGTGGTTAAAATACAAGTAACAGCAGGAGCGGAGAGTAGTCTATATGTAGAGAGGTATACGAATCCACACTGGTTCATCATCACAAGATCAAAACCAAAAATGTTTCCTGAGTGGGAAGCGGTAGTAGTACCCATTGAGAGAACTACACCGGAGACGAATGTTAGGGTTAAATCTCATCAGTACGCAAATAACATTTTGGCGAAAAGAGCTGTGGGAAATAAAGAGGGGGTAGAAGGCCTTTTTCTTGATCCTATAGGGAACGTAGTAGAAGGGATTACTTCGAATGTATTCTTTGTTAAACAAAACAAGGTATTTACTCCACCGCTAGAATCTGGATGCCTACCAGGTATCATGAGAAGTAATGTGTTGGAGTATATGAGGGACTTAGGAATAGAGGTCGAAGAAAAGAACTTCTTATTAGAAGAAATGCATCAGGCCACAGAAATGTTTTTTACTAATGCAGTTCAAGGAATTATGCCGGTTAAACATTTAGATGCTCTTGGGACCTTTGCAGGTGTAAAAGGAAGCATCACTTCTGCATTACAGAAAATGTGCGATAATAGATGA
- the folP gene encoding dihydropteroate synthase: protein MREQTKKVLEANRTLIMGIVNVTPDSFSDGGRYTNKDTLLKKVDELIRDGADVIDVGGESTRPGATSISRDEELSRVIPAIESIRSNFEIPISIDTYKAEVARQSILAGADLINDVWGAKKDPMMAGVAAGLTVPIILMHNRERKEYQNFLEEYIADIQESIVTAKNAGVKEEFIWLDPGVGFAKTHEQNLLVLNHLDKLVELGYPVLLGTSRKSVIGHVLDLPVEERLEGTLATNCFGITKGCKMVRVHDVKEMKRAAKMTDAMMRVGDMIG, encoded by the coding sequence ATGAGAGAACAAACGAAGAAAGTACTGGAAGCTAATCGAACATTAATCATGGGGATTGTGAACGTTACGCCAGATTCATTCTCTGATGGAGGAAGGTATACTAACAAAGATACACTTCTTAAAAAAGTGGATGAGTTGATACGAGATGGAGCAGATGTAATTGATGTTGGTGGAGAGTCTACTAGGCCAGGGGCGACGTCCATCTCAAGAGATGAAGAGCTTAGTCGTGTCATTCCAGCAATTGAATCCATAAGAAGTAACTTTGAAATTCCAATCTCTATTGATACGTACAAAGCAGAGGTGGCAAGGCAATCTATCTTAGCTGGAGCTGACTTAATTAATGATGTGTGGGGTGCAAAGAAAGATCCGATGATGGCCGGAGTTGCTGCTGGATTAACTGTGCCCATTATCCTTATGCATAACAGAGAGAGAAAAGAGTATCAAAATTTCTTAGAGGAGTATATTGCAGATATTCAAGAATCTATTGTGACTGCTAAGAATGCAGGTGTAAAAGAAGAGTTTATTTGGTTAGATCCTGGTGTTGGTTTTGCGAAAACACATGAACAAAACTTATTAGTGTTAAACCATTTAGATAAACTTGTAGAACTAGGGTATCCAGTATTACTAGGGACTTCTAGAAAAAGTGTCATTGGTCACGTGTTAGACCTTCCTGTAGAAGAGAGGTTAGAAGGAACTCTAGCTACTAATTGCTTTGGGATAACAAAGGGATGTAAGATGGTCCGAGTCCATGACGTCAAAGAAATGAAACGTGCAGCAAAAATGACGGATGCTATGATGAGGGTAGGTGACATGATTGGATAA
- the folB gene encoding dihydroneopterin aldolase: MDKIKVNDMEFYGYHGVFPEETKLGQRFRVSLVVTLDLSKAGNTDNLTYSVNYAELYNRCHAIVEGEPVKLVEALAERICHKVLSDFPIVEEVTVNVVKPDPPIPGHYRSVEIEMTRSR, from the coding sequence TTGGATAAAATTAAAGTAAATGATATGGAATTTTACGGTTATCATGGTGTTTTCCCTGAAGAAACGAAGTTAGGACAACGTTTTCGTGTATCTCTAGTAGTGACTTTAGATTTATCTAAAGCTGGAAATACAGACAATCTAACATATTCAGTTAATTATGCTGAACTATACAATCGATGTCATGCTATAGTAGAGGGAGAACCGGTGAAGTTGGTTGAAGCTTTAGCTGAGCGCATTTGTCATAAAGTACTGTCGGACTTTCCTATTGTTGAAGAAGTAACAGTTAACGTTGTCAAACCAGATCCTCCTATCCCTGGTCATTACCGCTCAGTTGAAATAGAAATGACGAGGAGTAGATAA
- the folK gene encoding 2-amino-4-hydroxy-6-hydroxymethyldihydropteridine diphosphokinase — protein MNSAFISLGTNLGDRQKFLTLAIDELSAQCVYPEKISSIYETEPVGFTDQPNFLNMVVKVATNHSSSKLLEICLKTEKKLGRIRDLRWGPRTIDLDILLFNQENMVSEELTIPHPRMQERAFVLVPLLEIEPNIELPGEEIPLNSVLNEIPDKEGVRLWKQINGEGAFVHSGN, from the coding sequence ATGAATAGTGCATTTATATCTTTAGGTACAAACCTTGGGGACAGACAAAAATTTTTGACTTTGGCCATTGATGAATTGAGCGCTCAATGTGTATATCCAGAGAAAATATCTTCTATTTATGAAACAGAACCGGTAGGATTTACGGACCAACCCAATTTTTTGAATATGGTGGTTAAAGTTGCGACTAACCATTCTTCTAGTAAATTATTAGAGATATGCTTAAAGACAGAAAAGAAACTAGGTAGAATAAGGGATTTGAGATGGGGCCCTCGAACAATTGACCTTGACATTTTGTTATTTAATCAAGAAAATATGGTATCAGAGGAGCTAACAATTCCACATCCGAGGATGCAAGAAAGAGCTTTTGTGCTCGTCCCACTTCTAGAGATTGAACCGAACATCGAGCTTCCTGGAGAGGAAATCCCCTTGAATAGCGTTCTTAACGAAATACCTGATAAAGAAGGAGTTCGGTTATGGAAACAGATAAATGGGGAAGGCGCATTCGTGCATTCAGGAAATTAA
- a CDS encoding helix-turn-helix domain-containing protein — protein METDKWGRRIRAFRKLKGFTQETFAKEAGMSVSVLGELERGSRLPRDEQITRIAACLGISVDDLKPPKEE, from the coding sequence ATGGAAACAGATAAATGGGGAAGGCGCATTCGTGCATTCAGGAAATTAAAAGGATTTACGCAAGAGACATTCGCTAAAGAGGCTGGGATGTCTGTTTCAGTACTTGGAGAATTAGAAAGAGGTTCTAGGTTGCCAAGAGATGAACAAATTACACGTATAGCTGCGTGTTTAGGTATATCGGTGGACGATTTAAAACCACCTAAAGAAGAATAA
- the dusB gene encoding tRNA dihydrouridine synthase DusB, with the protein MLKIGDIKINNQVVLAPMAGVCNAAFRLTVKEFGAGLVCAEMVSDKGIIMKNEKTMNMLYIDEREKPMSLQIFGGERETLVEAARFVDKNSNADIIDINMGCPVPKITKCDAGAKWLLDPNKIYEMVSAVVDAVDKPVTVKMRMGWDEDHIYAIENAQAVERAGGKAVALHGRTRVQMYEGQANWDIIRDVKQAVRIPVIGNGDVTTPQEAKQLLDHTGADGVMIGRAALGNPWMIYRTVHYLETGELIPEPEVREKIEVCKLHLDRLIALKGERVAVREMRKHAAWYLKGVRGNGTVRNQINETETRDQLAGVLDQLVLDVEAKAAQVG; encoded by the coding sequence GTGCTTAAAATTGGTGATATCAAAATAAATAATCAAGTAGTATTAGCGCCCATGGCAGGCGTTTGTAATGCTGCATTCCGATTAACAGTAAAAGAATTCGGTGCAGGATTAGTCTGTGCCGAAATGGTTAGTGATAAAGGTATTATCATGAAGAATGAAAAGACCATGAACATGTTATATATAGATGAACGTGAAAAACCAATGAGTTTACAAATCTTTGGTGGAGAGCGAGAAACTCTAGTGGAAGCGGCAAGGTTTGTAGATAAAAATTCAAACGCAGATATTATTGATATAAACATGGGGTGTCCTGTTCCTAAAATTACAAAATGTGATGCTGGTGCCAAATGGCTATTAGATCCTAATAAAATTTATGAAATGGTTTCTGCTGTTGTAGATGCTGTAGATAAGCCTGTAACAGTTAAAATGCGCATGGGTTGGGATGAAGATCACATTTATGCGATTGAAAACGCGCAAGCTGTGGAACGCGCAGGTGGAAAAGCTGTCGCACTTCATGGTCGTACAAGAGTGCAAATGTATGAAGGACAGGCTAATTGGGACATCATTCGCGATGTGAAACAAGCGGTCCGTATCCCTGTTATTGGAAATGGTGATGTAACCACACCTCAGGAAGCAAAGCAGTTGCTAGATCATACGGGTGCAGATGGCGTTATGATTGGGAGAGCTGCATTAGGAAATCCATGGATGATTTATCGAACTGTGCATTATTTAGAAACAGGGGAGTTAATCCCAGAGCCAGAAGTGCGAGAAAAAATAGAAGTGTGTAAACTGCATTTAGATAGATTGATTGCCTTGAAGGGTGAGCGTGTTGCTGTTCGAGAGATGAGAAAGCATGCAGCTTGGTACCTAAAAGGTGTTCGTGGAAATGGTACTGTTCGTAATCAAATAAACGAAACGGAAACTCGTGACCAATTAGCCGGTGTATTAGATCAGCTTGTCTTAGATGTTGAAGCTAAGGCTGCTCAGGTTGGGTAA